The region ACGGCGTGGCGCGACTCATATCCTGACCGCCTTTGCGGTCGCCAGCGGGGTGGCCGACACGCCAGCGGCCGGCACCGTCCGGCCGAGAAGAGGTGCCCATGGCAGCAGCGGGACGCATCGGCCGCGCACTTCGTCGCGTCGGCCCGGGCGGACGTTCAGGGAGCTCGAAGACGGCTACCCCTGCTGCAGGCGGTTCCGCGGCGAAGAAGGCGGCGGCGAAGACGGCCGCGGTGAAGAAGGCGGCGGTGAAGAAGGCGCCCGTGAAGACGGCGCCCGCGAAGAAGGCGCCCGTGAAGACGGCGCCCGTGAAGAAGGCGCCCGTGAAGACGGCGGCAGCGAAGAAGACGGCCCCCGTCGAGAAGGCGGCGGCGAAGACGGCCGCGGTGAGGAAGACGGCGGCGAAGACGGCCGCGGTGAAGAAGACGGCGGCGCCCGTCAAGAAGGCCGCCGTCAAGAAGGCGGCGCCCGTCAAGAAGGCGGCAGCAAAGAAGGCTGCCGTCAAGAAGGCGGCGCCCGTCAAGAAGGCGGCGCCCGTCAAGAAGGCGGCGCCCGTCAAGAAGGCGGCGCCCGTCAAGAAGGCGGCGCCCGTCAAGAAGGCGGCAGCAAAGAAGGCCGCCCCGGTCAAGAAGGCTGCCGTCAAGAAGGCCGCGGTGAAGAAGGCGGCCGCCAAGAGGGCCGCCCCGGTCAAGAAGGCGGCGCCAGTCAAGAAGGCTGCCGTCAAGAAGGCTGCCGTCAAGAAGGCCGCAGCAAAGAAGGCCGCCCCGGTCAAGAAGGCGGCCGCTAAGAAGGCCGCCCCGGTCAAGAAGGCGGCGGCGAAGAAGACCGCTACCACGACGGCCGCGCCGGTCGAGCAGGCCGCGGCGAAGAAGACCACCGCCCCGACGGCCGGCCCGGCCGCGCGAGCCACGACGCGTGCGCCGGGTGAGAAGGCGCCTGTCGAGAAGATCACTCCTCCGCCGGTGCCGGTTACCGTCGACGGCGAAACGGTGAAGACGGCTGCGCCGGTGATCCCGACGGGCGCCGCGGCGTCGTCGACGCCCACCGCGCCACCGGCACCGCAATCCCCACAGAAAGCAGCACCCGTGACCAAGGCAGTTCCCCAGCAGCCGTCCGACGACGTCGCCGTTCCCGAGGGTTCGGACTGGACCAAGGCCGAACTGGCCGAGGTCCGCGCGCAGCTCGTGGCCGAGCTGGCCGAGATGCACAGCGCGTACGACGTGTCGATGCGTGACCTCGACGATCTGCAGCGATCCAGCACCGACGGTGCCGGCGATGACCAGGCCGACGCCGGCAGCAAGACCTTCGAGCGCGAGCAGGAGCAGTCGATCGCGGCCAATCGCTTCGACCTCATGACGCAGATGGAGCGTGCGGTCGAGCGCATCGACGCCGGCACCTACGGCTTCTGCGAGCGGTGCGGCAAGCCGATCCCCAAGGCGCGCCTCAAGGCCTTCCCGGCCGCCACCCTCGACGTCGCCTGCAAGCAGCGCGAAGAGCGTCGCTGAGCACCCGCGACACGTCGTCGGTCGCGAGCCCGCGTACGGGACAATGCCGTGGTGACGTCTGACGTGCCCGCCGCCGCGACGCCGGTTCGTCGCAGACGCATCGTGCTCTTCGCGGCCGTCGCCGTGCTCGTGCTCGGGCTCGACGTCGCGTCCAAGATCGTCGTCGTCGCGCAGCTGCCGCCCACGCACCGACCCGTGCGCATCCTCGGGGGCGTGCTCTACCTGCAGCAGACCCGCAACTCCGGCGCCGCCTTCTCGCTGGGCACCGGGTTCACGGTGATCCTGACCGCGGTCGCGGTCATCGTCGCGGTCGTCATCATCCGCACCGCCAAGCGGTTGCGCAGCGTGGGCTGGGCCATCGCGTTCGGGCTCATCCTGGGTGGCGCCGTCGGCAACCTCGTCGACCGCTTCTTCCGCGATCCCGGGATCGGCCGGGGGCACGTCGTCGACTGGCTGAGCGCGTTCGCACCCGACGCCCAGCGGTGGCCCATCTTCAACCTCGCCGACTCCGGCATCGTGGTCGGCGCGGTGCTCG is a window of Jatrophihabitans endophyticus DNA encoding:
- a CDS encoding TraR/DksA family transcriptional regulator, producing MAAAGRIGRALRRVGPGGRSGSSKTATPAAGGSAAKKAAAKTAAVKKAAVKKAPVKTAPAKKAPVKTAPVKKAPVKTAAAKKTAPVEKAAAKTAAVRKTAAKTAAVKKTAAPVKKAAVKKAAPVKKAAAKKAAVKKAAPVKKAAPVKKAAPVKKAAPVKKAAPVKKAAAKKAAPVKKAAVKKAAVKKAAAKRAAPVKKAAPVKKAAVKKAAVKKAAAKKAAPVKKAAAKKAAPVKKAAAKKTATTTAAPVEQAAAKKTTAPTAGPAARATTRAPGEKAPVEKITPPPVPVTVDGETVKTAAPVIPTGAAASSTPTAPPAPQSPQKAAPVTKAVPQQPSDDVAVPEGSDWTKAELAEVRAQLVAELAEMHSAYDVSMRDLDDLQRSSTDGAGDDQADAGSKTFEREQEQSIAANRFDLMTQMERAVERIDAGTYGFCERCGKPIPKARLKAFPAATLDVACKQREERR
- the lspA gene encoding signal peptidase II, with protein sequence MTSDVPAAATPVRRRRIVLFAAVAVLVLGLDVASKIVVVAQLPPTHRPVRILGGVLYLQQTRNSGAAFSLGTGFTVILTAVAVIVAVVIIRTAKRLRSVGWAIAFGLILGGAVGNLVDRFFRDPGIGRGHVVDWLSAFAPDAQRWPIFNLADSGIVVGAVLAGVLALAGVEFDGRRHVRAERDEA